Part of the Candidatus Thiothrix putei genome, TCTTCCACCGTTGGGCGTGACATTAAACCGCGTTCGGCGCGGGGTTGCATCGAGCCAACGGTTTGGTAATACGAGTTGAACAGGTAATTGTATTCAGCGCGAAACGGTTGGTAATTTTTCACAAACGCTTGCAGCAGAAAGGTTTCAAAAAACCAGGTCACATGCCCCAAATGCCATTTCGGCGGGCTGGTTTCGACAATGCTTTGCAACTGGTAATCGTCGCGGGCAAGCGGGGCGCAAATCGCCGCGCTGAGGTGGCGAATGCGTTGGTATTCGGAAGCTAGGGCAGCAGTCATCTGACATTCCTTGATTGTTTGGTGCTTTGTAATACGTTTTGCGTCGGATAGCAGGTGGTCGCCATGATTGTGGGGTTTTTATTTGACGGAAAAATTACACACCACACAAGCGCATGGCGACCTGTTCTGCCGCAGCGAGCGTATCCGCATACACAATAGCAATCCGATCCCGCGTTGCCGTATCCGGCACAACCGTTACCCCATGCACCGCCGCAATCTCGGCATAATCCGCAGGCAATTCCCCCTCACCAAACAGCGAATAAACATAGCCTTCGCGCACGGATTCCAGCCCATGCCAGACGCGTTTATCCACCAATTCCACCCAAGCGGGTACAAAATGTGCGCCGTAAAAATCGAAGAAGCCGTTGGAGCCGCGCAAGTGCATTTCGATAACCTTGCCACCAATCATTTCTACATTGCACAGTCCGGTGTAACCGGGAAGTTGGGCTTGGATCAAATCGCGAAGCAGCGGCTCTATCGCAGGTAAACGTACCCCGATATGCCAATAAATCGGGCGTTGCTTGTCTTTCTGAGCCGCGCCTTGCGTGTGCGCGAACCACAGCACTTTGCCCGCGAGTACCAAACAATCGGTGCTGGTGTGGTCGCCGACCAAGTATTCACTCCAAAAACAGCCGGGGGCGCACGGCGTATGCCCACTCGCCAAAGCGCCTGCGGTAGTGGCTTGCGCATCCAGCGACATGCCTAACAAATTGGTAATCGGTTTGACGAATAGTGGTGTTGTCGCGTCGATACCGGCACTCAGCGGGTCAATGCCACACGGCGCAGCTTGCAAGCTTTGCGCAAGTGCCAGTGCTAATTTGTCGTAAACATGACGATGCTCAGGATTAAGCTGCCAAGCGTAAGTATCGTTCACGCCAATGTTTTGCACGGGTTGCGGCTGGAACAGGTGTTGGCGATGGGGTAAGACACCGTGGAATGGCATGGGCAACTCCCAATGAAAAATGCTCAGTATGCGTGTGAGTTGTGGGAGTGCAAAAAACCTTACCATTACCGTCGAATCATGCTTTGACACACTCTTGTGGAGCTAGCAGAATCGAATACGGATTAAAAATTCAGGGAATAACGTTCATGTGGAAAACCTTCCTCGCCATCGCCATTGGTGCAGCACTTGGTGCATGGTTACGCTGGTTGTTAGGTTTGAAGCTCAACACGCTGTTGCCGCATCTGGCGGTGGGTACGCTCACCGCTAATTTGCTGGGTGCTTACACCATCGGCTTGGCGATTGCATTTTTCTCCAGCACCAACCTGTCTCCCGAATGGAAGCTGCTGATCATCACCGGCTTTTGCGGCAGTTTGACGACGTTTTCGACGTTTTCGGCGGAAGTCATGTTGTTGTTCCAAAACGGGCGTATGGCATGGGCAGCGGGGGTTATTAGCGTGCATGTGGTCGGTTCGTTACTCATGACACTGACAGGTATGGCAACATGGCAGTGGTTACGAACCCCTTAAGGTGAAACAATAGCGCTATGCAACGTGCCTACCACATTCTCAACAACACCTACGGCTACGCCGATTTTCGCCTGAACCAGCGCGATATTATCGGCTCATTGCTGCAAGATCGTGATGTCCTTGCGCTGATGCCGACGGGCGGCGGCAAATCGCTGTGCTACCAGATTCCAGCATTGGTGCGCGATGGCGTGGGGATTATCGTGTCGCCGCTGATTGCCTTGATGCAGGATCAGGTCGATGCCTTGCTGCAATTGGGTATTCGTGCCGCTTACCTCAATTCCACGCTCAACTACGGCGCGGTGCAGCGGGTAGAGCGTGAATTGCTGGCGGGCGACATCGACCTGCTCTATGTCGCGCCGGAACGTTTGCTCAGCGAAAAAATGCTGCCCTTGCTGGAACGCTTGCACACCACCATCGGTATCAGCTTGTTCGCGATCGACGAAGCGCATTGTGTGTCGCAATGGGGGCATGATTTCCGCCCTGAATACCAGCAGTTGTCGATGCTGGCGGAACGTTTCCCCGGTGTGCCGCGCATTGCGCTGACGGCGACGGCGGATCAGCGTACCCGCCAGGAAATCATCGAGCAATTGCGCCTGCAACGCGCTGATATTTACGTCAACAGTTTTGACCGCCCGAATATTCACTACACCATCCAGCAAGGGCAGCAGGCGCGGCAACAATTGTGGCAGTTTATCGACGCGAACCATTCGCAAGATGCCGGAATTGTGTACTGCCTGTCGCGCAAAAAGGTCGAAGATACCGCCGCATGGCTGGCGCAACAGGGGCGCACCGCGTTGCCGTATCATGCGGGAATGGATGCGGACACGCGCCGCCATCACCAGCAACGTTTCCTGCGCGAAGAGGGTGTGATCATCGTTGCCACCATTGCGTTCGGGATGGGGATTGACAAGCCGGATGTG contains:
- the crcB gene encoding fluoride efflux transporter CrcB, which encodes MWKTFLAIAIGAALGAWLRWLLGLKLNTLLPHLAVGTLTANLLGAYTIGLAIAFFSSTNLSPEWKLLIITGFCGSLTTFSTFSAEVMLLFQNGRMAWAAGVISVHVVGSLLMTLTGMATWQWLRTP